From Jeotgalibacillus haloalkalitolerans:
GGAAAGGCAAAATTGCTGAATCAATAATAGAACAGGCAAAGGCTCATCATGTTCCGATCCAGCAGGATGAGTCTCTTGTTGAGCTTTTAGGTCAGCTTGATTTGAATGAAACCATTCCGGATGAATTATATCAGGCTGTAGCAGAGGTGTTCGCATTTATTTACCGGCTTGACCGGGAGAAAAAATAAGAGTATTCAGACAATGATCGAATTTTCACAATATCGCCTCAAATAGTAGACAGCACCGCTTTCATTCTATACAATGAAAGCGCAGTCTATTTTCAAAAGAGTTTGATAGGAGGATGGAACATGAATATCCATGAGTATCAGGGAAAGGAACTCCTTAGAAAATATGGAGTAACTGTACCCCGCGGTTATGTGGCTTTCACGCCAAAAGAAGCTGTAGAAGCAGCAAAAGAACT
This genomic window contains:
- a CDS encoding EscU/YscU/HrcU family type III secretion system export apparatus switch protein codes for the protein MKQHKRLEAVALTYTNDSPAPVVSAKGKGKIAESIIEQAKAHHVPIQQDESLVELLGQLDLNETIPDELYQAVAEVFAFIYRLDREKK